In Megalops cyprinoides isolate fMegCyp1 chromosome 16, fMegCyp1.pri, whole genome shotgun sequence, the genomic window gaatATTCATTTGATTAAAGGTTACCTTCTTCTTTTGGGTATATTTCTAAGAGGAGAAGGAGTTGCATCTCTCTCTCAACTGCCTCCACCCTGTAGTGGCCACAGAGCCTGTCACTGAGGTGGTGTTTGGGCCAGGACCTGCCTCTGCTTTGGGTTTCtgatcattttctctctctctctctctctctctctctctccttctctctcctcctctctctgtctcaattcagttcaattcagtggTGCTTTATTGGCGGGACAAGCAAactgttgccaaagcaacaatGTGAACAATCAATTAAACAATCAGATACAACTATTCAAAGTCTAAGAAGACAGGTATACATACAGGTTAAACTGATTAGTAACAAATAATGATTAACCAATGGATTATATTTCACAGTAGGttataaattaatacattacattacaagcatttagcctacactcttatccagagcgacttccatcacaatagaacataataatgtattattgtcattaatatacatatatacattacaaaagTCGATACTGCTGCAGCAGAAGgtactctgtctccctcagccTGTGGCTACAGAGCTACCAATGGGGCTGTAGGCCACTCTTCTAACATGGCTGGCATTTTCTGTgttagcttttttttaattgggtagggaaaaagtgacattttaatgtatattttccttGCTTGGgaatatttattgcattttagaaGGTGGTGGATCTCTGTCTCATCCTCTCTCGTATGGCAGTGATCACAAggctcactctctctgttgcaGGGCACCTTCCAGCAGATGTGGATCTCCAAGCAGGAGTATGAGGAAGGAGGAAAACAGAGTGTGGAGAGAAAATGCCCCTGAACGatgctgccccctactgacACATGTGCAAAACAACAGGGGGCAGCTGCCAGCCAACTCACAGAGAACAAAGCCAATCATTCCCATGTCCATGACTCTCTGATGTTCCCTGTAGTGACTGCCGTACTACTTTTTATCTGTCCCTTTCTAGACCgcccttttctttctttctctctctctccgtggtctgttcctctgtccccttcccctctctctccctttatctgctctttcctctctccGCTAAGAGCTCAGTCGCTCCGTGTCCGTCCGCCCGTCTGTCCCTCCATCTGTCACATGAGCATCCAGGCGCGGCTTTCCCCGCATCCGCGCCTTGTGACTCGCATAATCGCAGCTCTTTTGAGTGTGACCTTTGAAACGACATCCATGCAAATAAAGGTGAACAAACGGAACGTGTACCGACAGTCCCTTCTTCACGTTGTTCGCTCATTGTTCTGCCGCATGTGACCCTGGGTCCGGCAGAGCACTCCCACGAAAATACCATGCAGGAGACGTCATTGTGTTGTTGGGATAGGTCAGTCATAGAATCCTGTTGGATTTCCCCAAACATTTTCACGAGGCAAATCTAGTCCTCAAAGGTTCTTGggttcaattaaaaaatatatttttaccgAATTTCAGCGAGTTGCAAACCAGGGCTTACGGATGGACCCCAATGTACAAGTACACCACGTAGACTATACGGCTCTGGTGGTTCGACATTTCAGTCGATCTTTTttaatgcataaatgaatatcGACATGCTGTGTCTGTTCTAACTCTGAGGTAAGGTTGTTTGAGCTGATACTAAAAGGTACTTAATTCATATTAAAGTTCTGTTCACCGTATTAATTGAAATAATCCCCACCCTCAAAAGAACTCCACACAGATGATGTGTTTGGTAAAGATTTTACCGTGGTTTAAATTTACTAATCTGAGGACTTGGAAGGTAGTTCATTGTGTCACCTTGCACAACAGTGCCTTTGGTCCCTGTACAAGTGCTAGACCTTATCatagttttgaggaaacaagCATTAGTAAGACAATCAGTTCTGGcgaatgttttgcttttaaaattccaattttattgattcattttcaagttCACTTTAAATCTCTCATCAACAGTCGAGTATTTGGCTCCACCTACCGGTGAGAAGCCTACAGTCTGTTTAAAAAAGTTCTTATGGTTTTACATCTTCTGAAATAATCGGGGAAATTATCTATTGCCTGTCCCCAATATGACCTCAACAGTcgctgaaataaacaaaacatgttttcgTAAGTGACAAAATAGTCGGCTACTTGCTTcaatttttatgttacatttattcagatACCCaccctttaaaaacaaaagttaGATCGCATATCTAGTTAAATCAAAGAAGTTtatagatatataaaaaagTTAAACGTGGGTAATGTCAGAAAATTGGTGCACAGCTGCCTTTATATCAAATCTTGGGCTAAAAACGACGAATATCATTCCTTCGTTCCCAAATCTACTTCCGCGGCTTCggtttcataaaaaatgttgttaaacatattttattttctatttgtgTCCCTGAAACCATCaaacctttaaaatattttaacctaCAACTCACTTTACAGAAACATTATCGGTGTATCGTAAATTATCTTACTCTCACGTCTGCAACACTACTGTAGATAAAGTCTGAACCGACACATGCCGGCATGACGCTTGATGAAGGGCATGACTTTACCGTCGCCTTCAAGCACTTGGGGCCGTCTGTGTTCCAAGGAGTGCGCGCAACATTCCTCTCctacaaaacacagacactccaTCATCTTAGCTAGAAACAGACGTCACTGACTTAACTGTCCTTGACTCTATGGACACACATGACGTTACGGCGATGCTGGAGTGTGCTGTTCCGAACTCGGAGGTCGCCAGGCAAAGAATGGGATCACCAGTCACTGAACGTCTACGCACGCACACGAGGAGATAAGTACTACTTAAATACGCAGAAACCCAAACAGAGCGGGACTCCAGCGtaaggggcagagagagagagagagcgaaaagAGTGTCTGGAAGGAGGTAAGAGGCATTACGCGATATAACTGTTTGTTTGGCAGGAACTGTGTTTGTCATCTCCGTGGACGACTAAATGCCAGGTTCGTTGAGATGTAGAAATGTaatctcctccatctctctacATGAAATTGGGAATGAATTTATTGTAGTACACCAGTCAGCagattgtgtgtctgtacggCAATGCTCTgggttctgaaaaaaaaaacagttatttttattgagaagtatacatttttcataactgTGATTCATAGCATGGGAGCCTCACCAGGGCTGTCCATTGTAATACAGGGCCATAGATACCACTCGGGCAATGGGTTTGATTCCTTGGTTAACTGCTGCTGTGAAGACCTTCAGCAAAGTGAAGGTTATCATTAACCTTTGCATTAGAGTCATTATCATAAGCTCAGTGCATCCAGTTattattatgatgtcataatatgTGGAATCGTGGTAAAACACGCGTTACCTATCACTCTTTCACAGTAAGAATGCTGGCAAAAAAGTATACCTAAAAGGTGCTGGACCCTTTCACCATGGAACAAATGTACCACCACATTGATGCAGTGGTACCTTTCACAGTGAAGTGATGAAGGATGAAAGTGCTGGTAAATTGGTAGGATATACAGCTCTGTGAAAGGGGCTATACTTGTTAGTATTGAGTGCTGTCTTACTGGAGTTgtcttgtgtgtttgcagtggttTAGAGGACTCCAGCCTCCATCCCGGTGAGAGAAACGGAGAGGGTCTTCGTGTGGCCCAGGCTATAAAGTGTGTTGGTGTGGAATGGGCCTAACCCTGTGTCGATGGCTGAGTCGTGACTGCCCCAggagaaacagcaccccctctggcTGGTCCTCCTCACCCTTCATGCCCTTTGCTGTAACCCCACCGTCCCGATTGGCTGTTCTGCTGGATGCCTCTCCTGCGCCCCCCACTGATCCCAGGTCCTCCTGGAGCCCCGCACACCACTCTCCCAACTTCACCCTGTCCCGGGACGGGACCGTGGCTGAGCGCGCCCCCGCCGAGCAGAGCACAGACGGGGCGCGGGGCGCGGAGGGGGAGCGCGCGGGGCTGCACGTGTGGGAGGTGCGCTGGGACCCGGCGGAGAGGGGGAGCCATGCTGTTGTGGGCGTGTCCACCCACCGCTGCCCACGCCAGGCATCTGGGTACACGGTGCTGGTGGGCGGGGACAGTGAGTCCTGGGGCTGGGAGCTGGGCTCCAATCAGCTGTGGCACAGCGCCGCCTCACACGGGCAGTACCCCAGGAAGGGGGCATGGAAAGACGGGGCGGGACCGGAAGAGCGCCCGCCGCTGGCTGTGCCGGCCCGTGTGCTAATGGTGCTGGATGGAGACGCCGGAACCCTGGGCTTCGTGGTAGACGGCTGCTTCCTGGGCGTGGCCGTGCAGGACCTCCCCCAGGGAGCGTGTCTGTTCCCTGCAGTCAGCAGTGTCTGGGGAGGGTGTCGGATTACCCTGCGCTACCTCAATGGGGCACCCAGTGAGTACAAAACACCACTGCGATCATGCAGCATAAACGACAATCTGTTCACCCTGAGCAAGAAGCTGCACAGGATGTAGATATGTCATGCACCACACACCCTAACATCTCAGGTTAGGTCAGAAAAGTAGCTTTATACTGTGACTGAAAACAACATAACATATCTAATGCTAGACAGTGATTCTTGTCTTTTCCATTCTGGTCCCATGTAACCTGCGTGCCTTGCTAACCTTGCTAAGTAGAGTCAGGTGTGTGAAGGGGACACAGTATCCAGCTGATCTGAAAGCCAACTTATGTAGCAATGACATAACTAAATCCCTCAGCCTAGTTCAGAATGCAAGCATCACTGCAGCATGGTTAGAGATGCTAGGGTCAAGGTCCCATAGTGTCACAGTTCGGAAGTAATGTTATGCTGGTGTTTCGGTTCGAatggtaaccccccccccccccctccaggagAGCCTCCATCCCTCACGTCCTTGTGCCGCCTCTCCGTCCGTCAGTCCATGGGGAAGGACAGGGagacgcagacagacagactgcccTTGCCTCCCGGCCTGAGGAGACTCCTCTGGGACGCTGTGTGCTAACACTGATTGTACAGTTCCTCCCTCTGCGACCTTACCACCTGAGCCTCTCTGTTATTACATGATGGACACAAGATGTCAACTCCAGTTAGCTCAGGTGTGTCACATTGACTGGGTATGAGAGTGTACCATATTGTTGCAAAATGCAGAAGtgtttatatcatttttaaGTCTACTTTATTTATTGGCTGTTGCATTGTCTGATAGGAATGAACAATGAGTACTGTAGATGTTAagcaatgtttttaatttataaaaaggTTAATAACAGACTATATTCTTCGAATGCTATTCTTATTTATCTCTGTAAGTATCTGTTATCTTTTTGTAAAGGACACCACCAGAATATCCTGACATCAGAAGCAAATTATTAGATGTacttgaacacatttttgtgaatgacaTACAGTGAGTCTATGTTTCAGGTTCATTTCAATAGAACCCTTCTGACATTCTGAAATTTTGACATTCTGAGATTTGAGCAGATGTATTTTAAAGATTGTTAGGATGAGCTGGTCAAACAAAGGGTCAGAAATAGACAATCTGATTTTCGATGTTAATTATGAAAGGGGACATATAAAggtaatgatttatttttgttaaaaaaaataacagagcaAATAAATTCAAGGCACTAAGTTCctactttaaaaacaacaactatacatatataataacTCCAGGGTCTATGGCTAATTTGTAATTCCTATAGAATAGGAATTCTATAGGAATTCCTATAGAatgaaaactgttaaaaaaaacctttgcaaGAAATGCAAGTCTCACAGAATCTTAATGCCTGAAACATTTACGCAGTAGTTTTGCACAAATAAACCTGTGAACTGTTTTAATTCAAACTACAAGTGCTTTTTATACCCAGTGTTGCTGGACGCTTCTGTAAAGTTCTAGAATCATCCATGAATTCTCATGCATCTGAAGCTTGATGACGTGTCTGggaatatatttttgcataattttgtcaaatatttaatttaatttatctgAATGTCTTCTGAAAATGTGCCTTCATGTCCTACGACCCTGCTATGGGTCCCAACCCACAGGTTGGTAACAACTGAAATGCGCAGTTGTTTTAGCCAGGTAACAAGGGTGAGGTTTTTTTATTCAGCACTAACGCATTTCATTCTGATTAGAGTGTACACATATCGGGGAGACATGGGATCAATGGGAATTGGTTACACTGAGTGTTTGCAGCATGAAAAAGACCCTTGCTTAAGGTGTTTGATTGAAGAAGCATTATTTCAAAGAGTGTGAGGTTATGAATCAGTGAGTAGACATGAACTGCATTGACCCGCTAACTAGAGGTGCCACGTAGTTCAGTGGTCCTCAGTGGTCTGTATGCCTGTGGACATTTTCATTCCTGAGATGTAAGTGTTAACAAACCTCTACTTTTTACCTATGTTAATCCACTAATCTTTACAAATCCATGAATGAAATTTTTGGTATTAGTAACATGCCTGACTAATAATTGCTTCCCAGAACTTATTCAGCAGTTTCATAATGTTTAACATCTCTTTAgtgatgtgtaaaaatgtgcatttgctaTAGTTAGCTAGATCACTTAGCCATCTGAAACTTAATGGTTGTGCTCTGTTGACATCAGATTTCTTCCCTCAGACAAATTATGTTGGGGACCACTGATCTAGCTGTATTCTACAAGAAGTTAGCTGGCTATCTTGCAGTTGGAAACCTGTAATAATGCTCTGTAGCTCGCTATAGAAGCACAAATGTTTCCACcaactgcacaaacacacatctgcacattgCAGGTACTAATCATTATGCTGGACAGTCCTACGAACACTGGACACCAGGTTAATATTTATGAAGAATTGTGTGCAAGACCACTCTCATCTGTGACTGGCAAAATGGCAGGTTGCACTTTGAAGTAGGTCTCATTGCCTGTATTTTAGGAAACTGAGAGGTAAAATTACTTTTAACAGTCACTTCACACAGACCATATCATATTTCACAATGACCACTTATAAAATGCCTGCTTAGCACATTCAAAGTTAAAGGAAGTAGAGCCAGTCAACACTATAACCATAATTTATTTACACCAACACAAAtaaggacaaaagaaaaatgcctACACATTTACAGTCAActgaatcaaataaaatgacattttgatcttttttttctttaatatataAAACTCTATCATCTTTGGGATGGAGTAACTTATGTTGTTATACATTTGATTCCAGAAtatcttattttattaatgcaccatttttcctcatttcagaaaataatactTTAGTTTCAAGGGTAAATAAACATccagaaaaaatacatactgtaataaattcacacataaatgcatttatggaACTGTTACAATTCTGGACGTAGAAGAAATACAATTGAATTAACTTACAGTAAGATATATCATTCACTCCTTCATTCAAACTCACATACCCTACAGTATACATAACTGTACATAGCATTTGGTTTTGTCTATTTGGTCAAAAGACAGCCATTATTTCTGGGAGATTTGCTGCCTTGGCCTGACTCTGACATGCTGGATTCATTGTAGTCCCAAAGGAGTTTATGGCCAGTTAATGTGAATCTAAATATGATGGCCTCTCGTTTTAAGTCAATACACAGGTTAAGGTCTCCGCTCAGACTTGAGGATCTGTTACCCAAAACGGCAATTGACTTTTCCACTCTTTGGTGGGTCATGTTAACTCACCACTTTTTGAGATGTTCGACATCTACCAATCTAAAATGACCTAATGCACATTCTtcattacttttacatttctgtgactTGTTACAGCTATTCCTGATGCAACCCCAGATGCTTCAGACGCAGTCGTTTTCACTCAGCTCAGGTCTCGGTTGTCTGCTCATTTTTACAGTGCGCTTCTGGGAGTGAACCCACCTACACTGAATTCACTCATTTTTCAACTGCAGTTCAAGTTTAGTGATAAGCTTTGAACGCAGTGATCAGCAGCTGACAGAaaatcagataaataaaaaaagggggttgggggggtggttCTTTGACTCAGAGGTTACCCATGATGTGCAAAATGTGTACGGTGCACATATCTCAACGGCCAACTCGAAATCAACACTCATCTGTTTGTATATccattgctgttgctgtgcgACTGTGGCGCAGTAGAGATAGACTgggcagggggcgctgtgtggcagaggggaggaggaggaggaagggagggagtcCGGTGCCCCGCCCACTCTTGcccaacccacccacccaccatcCGTCCAACCCTCCTTCTATCTCCTTCCCTGACTCAGTCCAATAGGGGAGACCACACTGGGTGTCACTCTGcacatggaggaggagggtacagagagagacctgtggttaatgacatcatcattgtGAAAGCACATACAGCAGCATATCGTCCAATCAGGTCTCTCATATGTCATTGCTGAGAAGGTGTTGATGTTCATGTCTTCATGTTGAAGGTGTTCAGGTGTTTGTGTACACCATATCAGCCAATGAAATGAAGGGAGAGTAACAGAACCAGAGGAGAGACATAATGGAAGACAAAGCTCAATTGAACatataaagtgtgtgtgagctATCAGATTATTGTATTTCTGTGGGAACATGTAAAGTTATGAACATCTGGTTCATcagcaacattttaacattcttTAGCTTTGTAGGAGTTATGTCTCTGTGCTGAAGTGCAATTTGTTGTGCTGGAGTAGCACAATtacaaatattgcaatattacCATTGAAAAAATTGCGTAGGCAAATTGGATAGAGACAGGAGTACAAAGAGGAGGCCTCTGATCAGAGAGAGAGTTGTGTTGGCTGCTTCTATGTTACCTTCGTAATGCTATTTCATCCTCTTCTGCCGGTCAAGGAACCTCTGTCGCCGGTCGAGGGGAATCTCGTCTAGACTGATGCCGTGATTGCTGGCCCtgtgcagaggacagagagagggggatgagatGGTCACTCCTTTCAGTGATAAGAGAGTGTAACATAATCGGCGGCCCTGCTGGGAGGCTGAGAACACTTGCACATTCACTCGCATGACAGGCGGACAACAGGTGAGAGGGGACAGGTCACACAGCCAGCTTCACAGACACTCCCGGACAGGGTGCAGCCTTTAGACAGATGGACGgacaggcagaaagacagacggACAGGCAGTCTTACCCAGGGGTGAGGTCAGGGGGTATGGGCAGGGGTTTATTAAATCCATCTCTCCCCACCAGCCAGTATGTGTCTTCAATACCCTTCCCCTGAGGAGAAACACATGGACAGAGTGTAATGCAACACAGCGAAGTCGGTGTAACAGGACTGGATTATGTGTGTAAATCTGCAGCTTAacggtgctgtgtgtgtgtgtgtgtgtgcgtgtgtgatgggtgtgcatatgtgtgtctgtgcttgtacCTTCAACTCTGTCTTGCCTCTGACAGTGACTTTGTAGCCCAGATTCAAACTGTGCAGGATGTCAACGGTGCTCTGGTTGACATGGATCCTGTAAGCTgcatttcaaggaaaaaaaacatgctttagACTGAGTCTCTGGCCCatcctgtgtgtgcgtgcatttgtgtgtgtgtgtgtgtgtgtgtgtgtgtgtgtgtgtgtgtgcgtgcatttgtgtgtgtgtgtgtgtgtgtgtgtgtgtgtgtgtgtgtgtgtgtgtgtgtgtgtgtgtgtgtgtgtgtgtgtgtgtgtgtgtgtgtgtgtgtttgtgtgcgcgcgaTAAAGGGATAAAGATGTTATGAAGCACTCCAACCTCTCTAGTCttgaaaaactaaaaactaaaaagtaattaattataaagtaattatgaataaatagtaaaacaaggggaatgaaaatataaatcataTTAATTTTGCTAATTGTTCGAAGGAGACCCAGACAAACTATTTAAGCATACACTGATGAgtcaaaacattatgaccactcacaggtgaaccaaataacgttgatcatctccaaacgAGGGCACgtgtcaaggtctgggtagattagatggtaagcgaacaatcagttctcatagtcaatgtgttggatgcaggagaaatcGGCAGGAGTAAAGAactgagcgactttgacaagcACCAAACGTCTATGACCAGACAACTGGGTCAGaacatctctgaaacggcaaggcttgtggggtgctcccggtcagcagtggtgagtacctacagACAGcggtccgaggagggacaaaccacaaaccaacaacagggtgttgggtgcccaaGGCTCAACGATGCGCCAGGGCAAggaaggctatcccgtctggtctgaactgacagaaggtctactgtggcacaagtcacagaaaattttaatgatggttacgggaagaatgtgtcacaacacacagtgcattgcactctgctgcgtatggggctgcgtagccgcaaaccggtcagagtgcccatgatgacccctgtccaccgtcgaaagcacctacaatgggcacggGAGTgtcagaactggaccttggagcaatggaagaaggtcgcctggtccgatgcgtcccgttttcttttagatcacgtggatgtCCGTGTACGTGTGCACCGTTTACCTGGAGAACTGATGGCACcatgatgcactgtgggaagaccacaagctggtggagggagtgtgatgctctgggaaatgttctgctgggaaaccctgggtccggccattcatgtggacgtcaatttgacacgtgtCACCTAACTAAACGTCGTTGCAaaccaggtacaccccttcatggcaatggcattccctgatggcagtggcctctttcagcaggataatgcaccctgccacactgcacacattgttcaggaatggtttaaggaacatgatgaagtgttgaAGGTgctgccctggcctccaaattctccagatttcaatccaattgagcatctgtgggatgtgctggaccaacaagtccgatccacggcggctccacctcgcaacttataggacttgaaggatctgctgctaatggtttggtgccagataccacaggacaccttcaggggtctttCCATGCCTTGGCAGGTtggcgctgttttggcggcacatggaggaccaacagcatattagacAGGTGGTCAGAAtattttggctcatcagtgcataggcgtcatttacgctgggaacatgtccccaccactttaaaaatgtgtgaacacGTCAAACCCGttgttgtccccagcacttttcaaaacaaactgactgcCATGCATCAGTGTAAACAGCGCTCAGTATTTCATGGGTGAGTGTGGCACCTTTATTTCACTAGGTTtgtcccattgagattaaaatctcttttacaagagagacctggccaagaaaagcagcacatcaagtttcagacaaaacaaaacaacataagcataaaaaatgcacaaaagatgaaggacaagtagaaagtgcaaagtacaagtgcaaaagcaatcaattttcagctaaaacatttgcaattcccAATAGACACTGTTTCCAAACTCTTAACAATAGCTTTAAATTCACTGAGCGTGACCAAGTCCTGAAGTTTTAAATCTGGAGCTTCTCACTGCAATATACTTTATGGTCACTAGAGGGAATCTAGTCACAACGTCAGCCACATTATgtgaccagtttttttttataacctTGTAACGCCTGGTTTTCAACCGTATTTTTGCCGCTTCAACGTTGAACTGTGTATGCATTAACCGTAGGATCTTGATTACATAAACGCGGAAGACCATTATTGGTGTTGTTCGTGTAAACTAATTCCAGAACCGTCACACAGCGGATACCACGGATAGactatgtatttgttttaaggTTTGATTTCTAGTCTGTGTAGGCTACgtaactcaaaaaaaaaaaaaagttctatttAACGACTGGTGCTTCCAGAAATACGTTTGCGAAAAGTTTAAACCctacattaatttttttaacgATATACTTAAATCAAATTTCTTCGGAAGTGGTCTCACTTCCAGCTGAAAGTAGGGGTAGGAGGCTTCATAACTCCCAGTCTACCctgaggcagtttttttttttttttaactaagaGTGCTTTTAGCAGGGTCT contains:
- the LOC118791152 gene encoding SPRY domain-containing SOCS box protein 2 produces the protein MGLTLCRWLSRDCPRRNSTPSGWSSSPFMPFAVTPPSRLAVLLDASPAPPTDPRSSWSPAHHSPNFTLSRDGTVAERAPAEQSTDGARGAEGERAGLHVWEVRWDPAERGSHAVVGVSTHRCPRQASGYTVLVGGDSESWGWELGSNQLWHSAASHGQYPRKGAWKDGAGPEERPPLAVPARVLMVLDGDAGTLGFVVDGCFLGVAVQDLPQGACLFPAVSSVWGGCRITLRYLNGAPREPPSLTSLCRLSVRQSMGKDRETQTDRLPLPPGLRRLLWDAVC